The following proteins come from a genomic window of Actinomycetota bacterium:
- a CDS encoding peptidoglycan DD-metalloendopeptidase family protein, with protein MLAAACLIVVTAVAGAAGADDLDAVRARRADLQGRLDAAAQRLADIEARAGELATERDALAQQLATFQTEIQAAAGRTQDRVRSLYKRGPVDPMIVMLTTEDPGEALERAAIVAGLVRDDRAVGEAAAARRVQTAAVASRLEERQAELDAAVAAQRGAWAGLQADLQEAAALERRLEEEARRRAEAEARRRAAQQASRRAAQQTRRRAAAASRAAAPAAAPAAAPRVAGAYACPVGQPRTFTDTWGAPRSGGRRHRGTDILAPYGTPIYAVTDGVVDIRSYGSSAGNWAIFRGANGDQYWYLHLQSWTVRDGARVRAGTQIGTNGDTGNARGTPHLHFERHPGGGGAVNPYSFLRRIC; from the coding sequence GTGCTGGCTGCAGCCTGCCTGATTGTGGTGACGGCTGTCGCTGGGGCGGCGGGGGCGGACGATCTGGACGCGGTGCGGGCGCGCCGCGCCGACCTGCAGGGGCGGTTGGACGCCGCGGCGCAACGCCTGGCCGACATCGAGGCCCGCGCCGGCGAACTCGCGACCGAGCGTGACGCGCTCGCGCAGCAGCTGGCCACCTTCCAGACGGAGATCCAGGCCGCGGCCGGTCGGACCCAGGACCGGGTCCGGTCGCTGTACAAGCGCGGCCCGGTCGATCCGATGATCGTGATGCTCACCACCGAGGACCCCGGCGAAGCCCTGGAGCGGGCCGCGATCGTCGCCGGCCTGGTCCGTGACGACCGAGCCGTCGGCGAGGCGGCCGCGGCGAGACGGGTCCAGACCGCTGCGGTGGCCTCCCGGCTCGAGGAGCGCCAGGCGGAGCTCGACGCGGCCGTCGCCGCGCAGCGGGGGGCGTGGGCGGGCCTGCAAGCCGACCTGCAGGAGGCTGCGGCCCTGGAGCGACGGCTGGAGGAGGAGGCCCGCCGCCGCGCAGAAGCCGAGGCCCGCCGTCGTGCGGCGCAGCAGGCCAGCCGTCGTGCTGCCCAGCAGACGCGTCGCCGTGCCGCCGCGGCCAGCCGCGCCGCCGCCCCGGCCGCCGCCCCGGCCGCCGCCCCGCGGGTCGCCGGCGCCTACGCCTGCCCGGTCGGGCAGCCGCGGACCTTCACCGACACCTGGGGAGCGCCACGCTCGGGCGGCCGCCGCCACCGCGGCACCGACATCCTCGCCCCCTACGGCACGCCGATCTACGCCGTGACCGACGGCGTGGTCGACATCCGCTCGTACGGTTCCAGCGCCGGGAACTGGGCGATCTTCCGGGGAGCGAACGGCGACCAGTACTGGTACCTGCACCTGCAGTCGTGGACGGTCCGTGACGGGGCGCGGGTCCGTGCCGGGACACAGATCGGGACCAACGGCGACACGGGCAACGCGCGGGGCACCCCGCACCTGCACTTCGAGCGTCACCCCGGCGGAGGCGGGGCGGTCAACCCGTACTCGTTCCTGCGCCGCATCTGCTGA
- a CDS encoding 2-oxoacid:acceptor oxidoreductase subunit alpha produces MTPPPQPQTQPQTQAQTQAQTLHHVVVRFAGDSGDGMQLTGDRFTVQTAEVGNDLATLPDYPAEIRAPAGTTAGVSSFQLQFSDEDILTPGDAPDVLVAMNAAALNKHLGDLPRGATLIVNGDGFDRGNLKKAGYVTNPLEDGSLDPYRVYEVALNELTGRALQGMVEQKQITSKDASRAKNMFALGLVSWMFSRPIDSTVSWLQEKFAKAPAIAAANVGALKAGFHFGETTELFSHRYEVKPAKLPPGRYRNISGNLALAYGLIAASVQSGLPLFYGSYPITPASDILHELSRHKRFGVRTFQAEDEIAAVGAALGASFGGALGVTASSGPGLALKAETMGLAVAVELPLVVVDVQRGGPSTGLPTKTEQADLLQVMFGRNGEAPVPVVAARSPGDCFSAALEAARLALRYRTPVVLLSDGYLANGSEPWRIPDVDHLPNLAAEFATEPNAEDGTFQPFRRDPQTLARPWALPGTPGLEHRIGGLEKADVTGDISYDPDNHHRMTLLRQAKIDGIAADIGAPEVDGNDHADLLVVGWGSTYGPIRAAVQRVRQAGGSVAHLHLRHLNPFPAGLGDVLGRYDRILVPEMNLGQLRMLLRSRYLVEATGYNQVRGQPFRAAELQEVIEAVLRGRDPHHQEVAV; encoded by the coding sequence ATGACCCCACCCCCCCAGCCCCAGACCCAGCCCCAGACCCAGGCCCAGACCCAGGCCCAGACCCTCCACCACGTTGTGGTCCGCTTCGCGGGCGACTCCGGCGACGGCATGCAGCTGACGGGCGACCGGTTCACCGTCCAGACCGCCGAGGTGGGGAACGACCTGGCGACGCTCCCGGACTACCCGGCGGAGATCCGCGCGCCGGCCGGGACCACTGCCGGGGTCTCGTCGTTCCAGCTGCAGTTCAGCGACGAGGACATCCTCACCCCCGGCGACGCCCCGGACGTGCTCGTCGCGATGAACGCCGCCGCTTTGAACAAGCACCTGGGCGACCTGCCGCGCGGAGCGACCCTGATCGTCAACGGCGACGGGTTCGACCGCGGCAACCTCAAGAAGGCCGGGTACGTCACCAACCCGCTCGAGGACGGGTCCCTGGACCCCTACCGGGTGTACGAGGTGGCCCTCAACGAGCTCACCGGCCGTGCTCTGCAGGGCATGGTCGAGCAGAAGCAGATCACCAGCAAGGACGCCAGCCGGGCGAAGAACATGTTCGCTCTGGGGCTGGTGTCGTGGATGTTCTCCCGGCCGATCGACTCGACCGTGTCGTGGCTGCAGGAGAAGTTCGCCAAAGCTCCGGCCATCGCCGCGGCCAACGTCGGAGCGCTCAAGGCCGGCTTCCACTTCGGCGAGACCACCGAGCTGTTCTCGCACCGCTACGAGGTGAAGCCCGCCAAGCTCCCACCCGGGCGCTACCGCAACATCAGTGGCAACCTCGCGTTGGCGTACGGCCTGATCGCCGCGAGCGTGCAATCGGGTTTGCCGCTGTTCTACGGCTCGTACCCGATCACCCCGGCGTCGGACATCCTGCACGAGCTGTCCCGTCACAAGCGATTCGGTGTGCGCACGTTCCAGGCCGAGGACGAGATCGCCGCGGTCGGTGCCGCGCTCGGCGCGTCGTTCGGAGGGGCGCTGGGGGTCACGGCGTCGTCGGGTCCCGGCCTGGCGCTCAAGGCCGAGACGATGGGGTTGGCCGTCGCGGTCGAGTTGCCGCTGGTGGTCGTCGACGTGCAGCGCGGTGGCCCCTCTACCGGGCTGCCCACCAAGACCGAGCAGGCCGACCTGCTGCAGGTGATGTTCGGCCGCAACGGCGAAGCGCCCGTCCCGGTGGTCGCCGCGCGCTCTCCTGGTGACTGCTTCTCGGCGGCGCTGGAGGCAGCACGTCTCGCCCTGCGCTACCGCACCCCCGTGGTGTTGCTCTCCGACGGGTACCTGGCCAACGGAAGCGAACCGTGGCGGATCCCCGACGTCGACCACCTGCCGAACCTGGCGGCCGAGTTCGCCACCGAGCCCAACGCCGAGGACGGCACCTTCCAGCCGTTCCGGCGTGACCCGCAGACGTTGGCGCGCCCGTGGGCGCTGCCGGGCACCCCCGGCCTCGAGCACCGCATCGGAGGCCTGGAGAAGGCGGACGTCACTGGGGACATCTCCTACGACCCCGACAACCACCACCGTATGACGCTGCTGCGGCAGGCGAAGATCGACGGGATCGCTGCGGACATCGGCGCACCCGAGGTCGACGGCAACGACCACGCTGACCTGCTTGTGGTCGGCTGGGGATCCACCTACGGGCCGATCCGGGCGGCGGTGCAGCGTGTGCGCCAGGCAGGGGGGAGCGTCGCGCATCTGCACCTGCGCCACCTCAACCCGTTCCCGGCGGGCCTCGGCGACGTCCTGGGCCGCTACGACCGGATCCTGGTGCCCGAGATGAACCTGGGGCAGCTGCGGATGCTGCTGCGCAGCCGCTACCTGGTCGAGGCCACCGGGTACAACCAGGTCCGTGGCCAGCCGTTCCGCGCCGCGGAGCTGCAGGAGGTCATCGAGGCGGTCCTCCGCGGGCGCGACCCACACCACCAGGAGGTGGCGGTATGA
- a CDS encoding 2-oxoacid:ferredoxin oxidoreductase subunit beta, whose protein sequence is MTQGRTLTRKDFTSDQDVRWCPGCGDYAILAAVQGLLPELGAVPERTVFVSGIGCAARFPYYMATYGLHSIHGRAPAIATGLAVTRPDLDVWIVTGDGDALSIGGNHLIHALRRNVNLKILLFNNEVYGLTKGQYSPTSRVGQVTKSSPMGAIDQPFNPISLALGAEATFVARTLDNDRDHLQRTLRAAYEHRGTAFIEIFQNCIVFNDDAFLTVRDRATGGHNRIELVHGQPIVFGPDDDRRAVVTKEGGGVEVLPLREAGDRVVVHDAHADDPTRAFAVSRLTDRAGPAPFGIFRQVQRPLYEELLDAQVEQAQGHGTANLSALLSSGNVWDVPGD, encoded by the coding sequence ATGACCCAGGGACGCACCCTGACCCGCAAGGACTTCACGTCCGACCAGGACGTGCGTTGGTGCCCCGGTTGCGGCGACTACGCCATCCTCGCTGCCGTCCAGGGCCTCCTGCCCGAGCTCGGCGCGGTCCCCGAGCGGACGGTGTTCGTCTCCGGGATCGGGTGCGCCGCCCGGTTCCCGTACTACATGGCCACCTACGGGTTGCACTCGATCCACGGCCGCGCCCCCGCGATCGCCACCGGCCTGGCGGTGACCCGCCCCGACCTCGACGTGTGGATCGTCACCGGCGACGGCGACGCGCTCTCGATCGGCGGCAACCATCTGATCCACGCGCTGCGCCGCAACGTCAACCTCAAAATCCTGCTGTTCAACAACGAGGTGTACGGGCTGACCAAGGGCCAGTACTCGCCGACCTCACGGGTCGGGCAGGTCACCAAGTCCTCGCCGATGGGGGCGATCGACCAGCCTTTCAACCCCATCAGCCTGGCGCTGGGGGCCGAGGCGACGTTCGTGGCCCGCACGCTCGACAACGACCGCGACCACCTGCAGCGCACGTTGCGGGCAGCCTACGAGCACCGCGGCACCGCGTTCATCGAGATCTTCCAGAACTGCATCGTCTTCAACGACGACGCGTTCCTGACGGTCCGCGATCGTGCGACCGGGGGCCACAACCGGATCGAGCTCGTGCACGGCCAGCCGATCGTGTTCGGCCCCGACGACGACCGCCGGGCGGTGGTGACCAAGGAGGGCGGCGGCGTGGAGGTCCTCCCGCTCCGGGAGGCAGGTGACCGGGTCGTGGTGCACGACGCGCACGCCGACGACCCGACGCGGGCGTTCGCCGTGTCGCGCCTGACCGACCGCGCCGGTCCGGCTCCCTTCGGGATCTTCCGCCAGGTCCAACGACCGCTGTACGAGGAGCTTCTCGACGCGCAGGTCGAGCAAGCGCAGGGTCACGGGACTGCCAACCTGTCAGCCCTGCTGTCCAGCGGCAACGTCTGGGACGTCCCCGGGGACTGA
- the bioB gene encoding biotin synthase BioB, translating into MEPIEVDAAFALAELGDDHLDDLLALAHRVRLAWAGPEVSLESIVSAKTGGCPEDCAFCSQSSVFPSPVKPQPLLDPDEVAAAAREAQDSGATEFCLVFAVRGPDERLLRHILDLVAAVHATTELGVAVSAGILDSHQARRLSDAGVVTYNHNLETARSYFARIVSSHSWEERAETLHLVREHGMRVCTGGIVGMGETRAQRAELALQLAAFEPSETPLNFLNPRPGTPLADRRPLQPREALHAIALFRLILPWTLLRYAGGREVALRDLQAAGILGGVNGMIIGNYLTTLGRTPQDDVAMLAELDVPVRALQGLL; encoded by the coding sequence ATGGAGCCGATCGAGGTCGACGCCGCGTTCGCGCTCGCCGAGCTCGGCGACGACCACCTCGACGACCTCCTCGCGCTGGCACACCGCGTCCGGCTCGCCTGGGCCGGCCCGGAGGTCTCCCTGGAGTCGATCGTGTCGGCCAAGACCGGCGGCTGTCCTGAGGACTGCGCGTTCTGCTCGCAGTCGTCGGTGTTCCCCTCGCCGGTGAAACCGCAGCCGCTGCTGGACCCCGACGAGGTGGCCGCAGCCGCCCGGGAGGCACAGGACAGCGGGGCCACCGAGTTCTGCCTGGTGTTCGCCGTCCGCGGCCCCGACGAGCGGCTCCTGCGCCACATCCTCGATCTGGTCGCGGCGGTGCACGCCACCACCGAGCTCGGCGTGGCGGTCAGCGCCGGCATCCTCGACAGCCACCAGGCCCGCCGGCTGTCCGACGCCGGCGTGGTCACCTACAACCACAACCTCGAAACCGCCCGTTCCTACTTCGCCAGGATCGTGTCCTCCCACAGCTGGGAGGAGCGAGCCGAGACCCTGCATCTGGTCCGCGAGCACGGGATGCGCGTGTGCACCGGCGGGATCGTGGGGATGGGCGAGACCCGCGCTCAGCGCGCGGAGCTGGCGCTCCAGCTGGCGGCGTTCGAACCCTCGGAGACACCCCTGAACTTCCTCAACCCACGACCGGGGACACCGCTGGCCGACCGCCGTCCGCTCCAGCCGCGCGAAGCGCTCCACGCGATCGCCCTGTTCCGGCTGATCCTGCCGTGGACCCTGCTGCGTTACGCCGGCGGCCGCGAGGTCGCCCTGCGCGACCTGCAAGCCGCGGGGATCCTCGGCGGCGTCAACGGGATGATCATCGGCAACTACCTCACGACGCTGGGGCGGACACCGCAGGACGACGTGGCGATGCTCGCCGAGCTCGACGTCCCCGTCCGGGCGCTGCAGGGGCTGCTGTGA
- the bioD gene encoding dethiobiotin synthase, translating into MTGSPSPPTPPRGVVVSGTDTAVGKTVVAAALARCWADAGHDVVYVKPVQSGVADGDDDAATVRSLTGLTAVCGPRIDPAVAPAVGARLAGRQLTRTQLLAAPTAAAADQPGAVLVVEGAGGLLVELGTDGTTVVDVAAALQFPVVVVARPGLGTLNHTTLTVEALAARGVALAGLVVCGYPPDPDLATRTNLAELDRLSPCGLSGVVPRLDLAGVPRLGRCCGWFAPELGGVWDRSEGLAVAHEDP; encoded by the coding sequence GTGACCGGGTCACCGTCTCCACCCACCCCGCCCCGCGGCGTGGTCGTCAGCGGCACGGACACCGCAGTGGGCAAGACGGTCGTGGCCGCTGCACTCGCGCGCTGCTGGGCCGACGCAGGGCACGACGTGGTCTACGTCAAACCGGTGCAGTCGGGCGTCGCCGACGGCGACGACGACGCCGCCACGGTGCGGTCGCTGACGGGCCTGACCGCCGTCTGCGGACCGCGCATCGACCCGGCTGTCGCCCCGGCCGTGGGCGCCCGCCTCGCGGGGCGCCAACTGACACGCACGCAGCTCCTGGCCGCACCCACCGCCGCGGCGGCCGACCAACCCGGCGCGGTCCTGGTGGTGGAGGGCGCCGGTGGCCTGCTGGTGGAGCTGGGCACCGACGGGACGACCGTGGTCGACGTGGCTGCTGCGCTGCAGTTTCCGGTCGTGGTCGTCGCCCGGCCGGGCCTGGGCACGCTCAACCACACCACGCTGACCGTGGAGGCGCTCGCCGCGCGGGGCGTTGCGCTCGCCGGGCTGGTGGTGTGCGGCTACCCGCCCGACCCGGACCTGGCGACCCGCACCAACCTCGCCGAACTGGACCGCCTCTCGCCGTGCGGGCTCTCGGGCGTGGTTCCCCGACTGGACCTCGCCGGCGTCCCCCGGCTCGGGCGCTGCTGCGGGTGGTTCGCTCCCGAGCTCGGCGGCGTCTGGGACCGAAGCGAGGGCCTCGCGGTCGCGCACGAGGACCCCTGA
- a CDS encoding 8-amino-7-oxononanoate synthase has protein sequence MSPDDPLGWVPAELDALADADLLRDLRHLTGGPQPWIELQEPPEPGAPPRLLHLCSNNYLGLATDRRVAEAAADAAIAHGAGSGASRLITGGQAAHRELEATLADWKGEEAALLFSSGYLANLGVLTVTAGPGDTIVSDELNHASIVDACRLSRAEVRIYRHGDAEHAERLLADAPGRRVLVTDGVFSMDGDLAPLPALCDAAERHGAAVVVDDAHGTGVVGPDGRGTVAALGCEGRVHAVVGTLSKALGSTGGFVVGRAPLIRLLTNRARPFIFDTALAAPAVAAAACALRLARQEPQRRTRAVAHARGLAAGVTAAGLAVAEPHACIVPVVVGSNRATLDAMAALARRGVLAVAIRPPSVPEGTARLRATVMATHTDADIALAIDAFTDAVTATAA, from the coding sequence GTGAGCCCCGACGATCCCCTGGGGTGGGTGCCGGCCGAACTGGACGCGCTGGCCGACGCGGACCTGCTCCGCGATCTCCGCCACCTCACCGGCGGACCCCAGCCGTGGATCGAGCTGCAGGAGCCGCCGGAGCCCGGCGCCCCGCCCCGGCTGCTGCACCTGTGCAGCAACAACTACCTCGGCCTGGCGACCGATCGCCGCGTCGCCGAAGCGGCCGCGGACGCCGCGATCGCCCACGGTGCCGGGTCGGGTGCCTCGCGGCTGATCACGGGTGGGCAGGCAGCCCACCGCGAGCTCGAGGCGACGTTGGCTGACTGGAAGGGCGAGGAGGCCGCGCTGCTGTTCTCGTCGGGCTACCTGGCCAACCTCGGCGTGCTGACGGTGACGGCCGGGCCCGGGGACACGATCGTGTCCGACGAGCTGAACCACGCCTCGATCGTCGACGCCTGCCGGCTGTCACGGGCGGAGGTGCGGATCTACCGCCACGGCGACGCGGAGCACGCCGAGCGGCTCCTGGCCGATGCGCCCGGCCGTCGCGTGCTCGTCACCGACGGGGTCTTCTCCATGGACGGCGACCTCGCGCCGCTGCCCGCATTGTGCGACGCCGCGGAACGGCACGGCGCAGCAGTCGTGGTCGACGACGCCCACGGCACCGGGGTGGTCGGTCCCGACGGGCGGGGAACGGTCGCGGCCCTGGGCTGTGAAGGCCGGGTGCACGCCGTGGTCGGGACCCTGTCCAAGGCGCTGGGCTCGACCGGCGGGTTCGTGGTCGGCCGCGCCCCGCTGATCCGGCTTCTGACCAACCGGGCACGGCCGTTCATCTTCGACACCGCCCTCGCCGCGCCGGCGGTGGCCGCAGCGGCGTGTGCGCTGCGCCTCGCACGCCAGGAACCGCAGCGGCGTACACGTGCGGTCGCCCACGCCCGTGGGCTCGCCGCTGGCGTCACCGCCGCCGGCCTGGCTGTGGCCGAACCCCACGCGTGCATCGTGCCCGTCGTGGTCGGGAGCAACCGCGCCACGCTCGACGCCATGGCGGCTCTCGCCCGCCGCGGAGTGCTCGCCGTCGCGATCCGTCCCCCGTCGGTGCCAGAAGGCACGGCACGTCTCCGCGCGACCGTGATGGCCACGCACACCGACGCGGACATCGCCCTCGCGATCGACGCCTTCACCGACGCGGTGACCGCGACGGCGGCGTGA
- the bioA gene encoding adenosylmethionine--8-amino-7-oxononanoate transaminase, whose translation MDHRTADLATRDHRYVWHPFTQQAAWVKDAPLVVERGEGCWLVTTDGRRFLDGNSSLWVNLWGHDRPELLAALHQQVDRLPHATFLGLTNPPAVELAERLVDLAPDGLTRVFFSENGAAAVEVALKMAFAFWRHRGEDQRRLFVCLDNAYHGDTLGAVSVGGFDTFHALYRELLFETRRIPSPYCYRCPLGLTHPDCGLACADALDDVLTRDGHLVAAVITEPLVQGAAGMITAPDGHLARLRDICDRHGVLLIVDEVATGFGRTGATFACDLERVAPDLLAVGKGLTGGYTAMSATLATEAIYEAFLGDPAQGRTFFHGHSYSGNPLAAAVANANLELLVAEDLPAIVRHKAAILADALAPTRDLPHVGDVRQRGLMCGIELVADRPTKTPFPPQLLAGKRVCEALVDDGIILRPLGDVVVLMPAPAMDDHDLSHLAAATTAAIDRVTRELAR comes from the coding sequence ATGGACCACCGCACGGCCGACCTCGCCACCCGCGACCACCGTTACGTGTGGCACCCGTTCACCCAGCAGGCGGCCTGGGTCAAGGACGCCCCGCTCGTGGTGGAGCGCGGGGAGGGCTGCTGGCTCGTCACCACCGACGGGCGCCGGTTCCTCGACGGCAACTCCTCGCTGTGGGTCAACCTGTGGGGCCACGACCGGCCAGAGCTCCTCGCGGCCCTGCACCAGCAGGTGGACCGCCTGCCTCACGCCACCTTCCTGGGGTTGACCAACCCGCCTGCCGTGGAGCTGGCCGAGCGGCTGGTCGACCTCGCACCCGACGGGCTGACCCGGGTGTTCTTCAGCGAGAACGGGGCGGCCGCGGTCGAGGTGGCCCTGAAGATGGCGTTCGCATTCTGGCGACACCGCGGCGAGGATCAGCGGCGGCTGTTCGTCTGCCTCGACAACGCCTACCACGGTGACACGCTCGGCGCGGTCAGCGTCGGCGGCTTCGACACGTTCCACGCCCTGTACCGCGAGCTGCTGTTCGAGACCCGCCGGATCCCGTCGCCGTACTGCTACCGCTGTCCGCTGGGGCTCACCCACCCGGACTGTGGTCTGGCCTGCGCCGACGCGCTCGACGACGTCCTGACCCGCGACGGTCACCTGGTCGCGGCCGTCATCACCGAGCCGCTGGTGCAGGGCGCCGCCGGGATGATCACCGCCCCCGACGGCCACCTCGCTCGGCTGCGCGACATCTGCGACCGTCACGGCGTGCTCCTGATCGTCGACGAGGTCGCCACCGGCTTCGGTCGGACCGGGGCGACGTTCGCGTGTGACCTCGAGCGGGTCGCACCCGACCTGTTGGCGGTCGGGAAGGGCCTGACGGGCGGCTACACCGCGATGAGCGCCACGCTGGCCACCGAAGCGATCTACGAGGCGTTCCTGGGCGATCCGGCCCAGGGCCGCACGTTCTTCCACGGCCACTCCTACTCCGGGAACCCGCTGGCCGCCGCTGTCGCGAACGCCAACCTGGAGCTGCTGGTCGCCGAGGATCTGCCGGCGATCGTGCGTCACAAGGCCGCCATCCTGGCCGACGCGCTCGCCCCGACCCGGGACCTGCCCCACGTCGGCGACGTCCGCCAGCGCGGCCTGATGTGCGGCATCGAGCTGGTCGCCGACCGCCCCACCAAGACGCCGTTCCCCCCGCAGCTCCTCGCCGGGAAGCGGGTCTGCGAGGCGCTGGTCGACGACGGGATCATCCTGCGGCCACTGGGCGACGTGGTCGTGCTCATGCCCGCACCGGCCATGGACGACCACGACCTGAGTCACCTGGCGGCAGCCACCACCGCAGCGATCGATCGCGTCACCCGCGAGCTGGCTCGGTGA
- a CDS encoding HNH endonuclease has product MGVDGDGGGGGDLLDALVAVVDAIVAVDAATLPAGEDSRWVQVLDTQMNRLSAAKLGAVATMARRGTHRRLGQRSLQGWLQSNLRMTATQAKKDTDTATTLDAGLSSTRDALADGDISVDHATAITQAAKTLPDAHDAERPLLAQARRGDAAQVRQLGRRLQAAADADAAARRDGRRAYEQRTFTLTPDGHGSVFTQGRLHQLAGERLAEALHALAAPHGTDDVRSYGQRMADALEQLADIALRGGRLPANGGVTPQITAVVPLATQEARAGRAADPATLSWWGPCPPQALEQLCCEADMAWLVTDCDHRPLWLGRTRRYASRDQRDAARVRDGGCRWPGCAMPLAWCVLHHADWWDHGGHTDIHRLIPLCAAHHAMHHHGGWDIALDDHATVTTTSPDRATALRETASQARARHTGRADLTDLTHLTDLTHLTGRSDSADRVEPGDNGRSSTGGSGSGGTPRRGSPSRGSPSGERAGRDRVDDAAKFPGGPQQPLPEPGRPPLPEPSRSPPTCRSPDIRPAQP; this is encoded by the coding sequence GTGGGCGTCGACGGGGACGGCGGCGGCGGTGGTGACCTGTTGGACGCGCTGGTGGCCGTGGTCGACGCGATCGTGGCGGTCGACGCGGCGACCTTGCCCGCCGGGGAGGACTCGCGCTGGGTGCAGGTGCTTGACACCCAGATGAACCGGCTGTCCGCGGCGAAGCTGGGGGCGGTTGCGACCATGGCGCGGCGTGGGACCCACCGGCGGTTGGGTCAGCGGTCCCTGCAGGGCTGGCTGCAGTCCAACCTGCGCATGACCGCCACGCAAGCCAAGAAGGACACCGACACCGCCACCACCTTGGACGCCGGGCTGTCGTCGACGCGGGACGCGCTGGCCGACGGTGACATCAGCGTCGATCACGCCACCGCGATCACCCAAGCCGCCAAGACCCTGCCCGACGCCCACGACGCCGAACGGCCGCTGCTGGCCCAAGCCAGACGCGGCGACGCGGCTCAGGTGCGCCAGCTGGGTCGGCGCCTGCAAGCAGCCGCCGACGCGGACGCGGCAGCCCGCCGCGACGGGCGCCGCGCCTACGAACAGCGCACCTTCACCCTGACACCCGACGGGCACGGGTCGGTGTTCACCCAAGGGCGGCTGCACCAGCTGGCCGGTGAACGCCTGGCTGAGGCGCTGCACGCCCTGGCCGCCCCCCACGGCACCGACGATGTCCGCTCCTACGGCCAGCGCATGGCCGACGCGCTCGAACAGCTGGCCGACATCGCACTGCGCGGCGGGCGCCTACCCGCCAACGGTGGGGTCACGCCGCAGATCACCGCGGTCGTGCCACTCGCCACCCAGGAAGCGCGCGCGGGGCGCGCCGCCGACCCCGCGACCTTGTCGTGGTGGGGGCCCTGTCCCCCGCAGGCGCTGGAGCAGCTGTGCTGCGAGGCCGACATGGCGTGGCTGGTCACCGACTGCGACCACCGTCCGCTGTGGCTCGGACGCACCCGCCGCTACGCCAGCCGCGACCAGCGCGACGCCGCCCGGGTGCGAGACGGCGGGTGCCGCTGGCCCGGATGCGCCATGCCGCTGGCCTGGTGCGTGCTGCACCACGCCGACTGGTGGGACCACGGCGGGCACACCGACATCCACCGGCTGATCCCCCTGTGCGCCGCCCACCACGCCATGCACCACCACGGCGGCTGGGACATCGCCCTCGACGACCACGCGACCGTGACCACCACCTCCCCCGACCGCGCAACCGCGCTGCGCGAGACCGCCTCCCAAGCCCGTGCCCGCCACACCGGCCGCGCCGACCTCACCGACCTGACCCACCTCACCGACCTGACCCACCTCACCGGCCGCAGCGACAGCGCCGACCGGGTGGAGCCCGGCGACAACGGCCGCAGCAGTACCGGCGGCAGCGGAAGCGGCGGCACTCCAAGACGTGGCAGCCCCAGCCGCGGCAGCCCCAGTGGCGAGCGCGCTGGTCGGGACCGCGTTGACGATGCTGCGAAGTTCCCCGGGGGCCCCCAGCAGCCCCTGCCCGAGCCCGGCCGGCCGCCCCTGCCCGAGCCCAGCCGGTCACCGCCCACCTGCAGATCCCCCGACATCCGACCCGCACAGCCCTGA